From a single Sorghum bicolor cultivar BTx623 chromosome 5, Sorghum_bicolor_NCBIv3, whole genome shotgun sequence genomic region:
- the LOC8074328 gene encoding protein translocase subunit SECA2, chloroplastic yields MAAASAGGSLSTASASLVPTPTSAPAPRLLSRRSTKPTTRASPTPRPKKPPPLSCAAAATPTPAPAVASKSAGSWRDLCSLNAWVVRDYRRLVDSVGALEPALRRLSDEQLKAKTAEFRSRLTRGETLADVQAEAFAVVREAARRTLGMRHFDVQIIGGAVLNDGCIAEMKTGEGKTLVSTLAAYLNALTGEGVHVVTVNDYLAQRDAEWMGRVHRFLGLTVGLVQAGMKSDERRASYRCDITYTNNSELGFDYLRDNLSRNKEQLVMRWPKPFHFAIVDEVDSVLIDEGRNPLLISGEDNRDAARYPIAAKVAELLVEGVHYTVELKGNNIDLTEDGVAHAEIILGTDDLWDENDPWARFVMNALKAKVFYRRDVQYIVRDGKAIIINELTGRVEPKRRWSDGIHQAVEAKEGLKIQADSVIVAQITYQSLFKLYPKLSGMTGTAKTEEKEFLKMFKMPVIEVPTNLPNIRVDLPIQAFATARGKWQYVRAEVESMFQLGRPVLVGTTSVESSEYLSELLKLRNIPHNVLNARPKYAAREAEIIAQAGRKHAITISTNMAGRGTDIILGGNPKMLAKEIVEDNILPFLSHEPPDIDMEGESTSHKGLSNIELGPSSVGLLAKAAIMSKYIHKSEINEWSFSKAKSTIAESIEMGQMIGMEKLQEHMTEESEMYPLCDAIGLAYLSVLRDCEIHCSAEGAAVKRLGGLHVVGTSLHESRRIDNQLCGRAGRQGDPGSTRFMVSLQDEIFQKFNLDTEWAVRLISRITNDEDIAIESNVVVKQLLGLQINAEKYYFGIRKSLVEFDEVLEVQRKHVYNLRQVILSGDSESCSEQIFQYMQAVADEIVLLNIDPQKPPKAWNLVKLLDEFVRLGGKLLSESFEDIQEENLQSALEEMQGWDPVKADSFALPNMPVPPDSLRGIRKKTSSIMRWFAICVDDTSKKGRYTNTVNLLRKYFGDFLIATYLNAVQESRYDDGYISGIEREVLLKTLDTLWKDHLVNMNKLSSAVNVRSFGHRNPLEEYKIDGCRFFISMLSATRRLTVESLLHYWSSPMESEEIFNTEDQ; encoded by the exons atggccgccgcctccgccggcgGCTCTCTGtccaccgcctccgcctcccTCGTTCCCACTCCCACCTCAGCCCCGGCCCCTCGGCTCCTCAGCAGGCGAAGCACCAAGCCCACAACACGAGCTAGCCCCACCCCGAGACCAAAAAAGCCGCCTCCTCTCTCCTGCGCGGCCGCAGCGACTCCCACCCCCGCCCCCGCGGTCGCGTCCAAGTCGGCCGGGTCATGGAGGGACCTGTGCAGCCTCAACGCCTGGGTGGTGCGGGACTACCGCCGCCTCGTCGACTCCGTCGGCGCGCTCGAGCCGGCGCTTCGGAGGCTCTCGGACGAACAG TTGAAGGCAAAGACGGCGGAGTTCCGCAGCCGCCTAACGCGCGGGGAGACGCTCGCCGACGTCCAGGCCG AGGCGTTTGCTGTGGTACGGGAGGCAGCTAGGAGGACGCTTGGGATGCGGCATTTCGACGTCCAG ATAATTGGTGGTGCTGTGCTCAACGATGGCTGCATTGCAGAGATGAAGACAGGCGAGGGGAAGACACTTGTTTCCACACTCGCGGCTTATCTCAATGCCCTTACAGGGGAAGGGGTTCATG TGGTGACTGTAAATGATTATTTGGCGCAGCGTGATGCTGAATGGATGGGCCGTGTTCATCGCTTTCTCGGTCTTACTGTTGGTCTGGTTCAG GCGGGTATGAAGTCAGATGAGAGAAGAGCCAGCTACAGATGCGACATTACATACACTAACAACTCG GAACTTGGATTTGACTATCTTCGTGACAACCTATCTCGAAACAAAGAACAACTTGTTATGAGATG GCCAAAGCCATTCCATTTTGCTATTGTGGATGAAGTGGACTCAGTACTTATAGATGAGGGAAGGAATCCATTGTTAATAAGTGGAGAG GATAATAGAGATGCAGCTCGGTATCCAATTGCTGCTAAAGTCGCAGAACTTCTTGTGGAGGGTGTT CATTACACCGTCGAACTAAAGGGCAATAATATAGATCTGACAGAGGACGGTGTAGCACATGCTGAGATTATTCTTGGGACAGATGATCTATGGGATGAGAATGATCCATGGGCAAG GTTTGTGATGAATGCTTTGAAGGCAAAAGTGTTCTACCGAAGGGATGTCCAGTATATTGTCAGGGATGGGAAAGCTATTATAATTAATGAG CTAACTGGCCGAGTTGAACCCAAAAGAAGATGGTCTGATGGTATCCACCAAGCAGTAGAAGCAAAAGAAGGCCTAAAAATCCAG GCAGACTCAGTAATTGTGGCTCAAATCACATATCAGTCACTGTTTAAGCTTTATCCTAAGCTTTCTGGGATGACAGGAACTGCTAAGACAGAG GAAAAGGAGTTTTTAAAGATGTTCAAGATGCCTGTTATTGAAGTACCTACTAATCTGCCAAATATACGGGTGGACTTGCCTATCCAAGCTTTTGCG ACTGCAAGAGGCAAATGGCAATATGTACGGGCTGAAGTAGAGTCTATGTTCCAATTAGGCCGCCCTGTTTTAGTTGGAACTACAAG TGTTGAGAGTTCTGAATACTTGTCAGAGCTACTTAAACTTCGCAATATTCCACACAATGTCCTTAATGCAAGACCAAAG TATGCTGCAAGAGAAGCCGAAATAATTGCCCAAGCTGGAAGAAAACATGCTATTACAATTTCAACTAATATGGCTGGTAGAGGAACTGACATTATTTTAGGTGGTAATCCAAAA ATGCTTGCAAAAGAAATAGTAGAAGATAACATACTTCCATTTTTGAGCCATGAACCTCCTGATATTGACATGGAAGGGGAATCCACATCCCACAAG GGTCTCTCAAATATAGAACTTGGTCCATCATCAGTAGGTCTGCTTGCCAAAGCTGCAATCATGT CAAAATATATTCACAAAAGTGAGATAAATGAATGGTCTTTTAGTAAGGCAAAATCCACTATTGCTGAATCTATAGAAATGGGTCAAATGATTGGGATGGAGAAACTGCAAGAGCACATGACTGAAGAGTCTGAGATGTACCCTCTTTGTGATGCAATAGGACTTGCTTATCTCAGTGTCTTAAGGGATTGCGAAATTCATTGTTCAGCTGAAGGTGCTGCCGTGAAGAGATTAGGTGGGCTCCATGTAGTAGGAACTTCTTTGCATGAGTCGCGCCGAATTGATAACCAA CTGTGTGGCAGAGCAGGCAGACAGGGTGATCCTGGGTCAACAAGGTTTATGGTGAG CTTACAAGATGAAATATTCCAGAAATTTAATCTGGACACTGAATGGGCTGTGAGGCTAATATCAAGGATAACAAATGATGAAGACATAGCTATTGAGAGCAATGTTGTTGTGAAGCAG CTTCTAGGCCTTCAAATCAACGCagagaaatattattttggaatAAGGAAAAGtcttgttgagtttgatgaagtcCTGGAG GTCCAAAGAAAGCATGTGTACAACCTTAGGCAGGTGATATTATCTGGTGACTCTGAAAGCTGCAGTGAACAAATTTTCCA GTACATGCAAGCAGTAGCTGATGAAATTGTTTTGTTAAATATTGATCCCCAAAAG CCACCCAAGGCATGGAATCTGGTAAAGCTTTTGGATGAATTTGTCAGACTAGGCGGAAAACTACTGAGTG AATCATTCGAGGACATCCAAGAGGAAAACCTACAATCAGCACTTGAGGAAATGCAAGGTTGGGACCCAGTGAAAGCTGATAGTTTTGCTCTTCCAAACATGCCGGTGCCGCCTGATTCACTTAGAGGAATTCGAAAGAAAACATCTTCTATAATGCGGTGGTTTGCCATTTGTGTTGATGATACGTCAAA GAAAGGGAGATATACAAACACTGTCAATCTGCTCCGGAAATATTTTGGGGATTTTCTAATAGCTACCTACTTGAATGCTGTGCAAGAGTCCCGTTACGACGATGGATATATAAGTGGAATCGAG CGGGAAGTACTTTTGAAGACTCTTGATACGTTATGGAAAGATCACTTGGTAAACATGAACAAGCTTAGTTCTGCT gtGAACGTTCGGAGTTTTGGACACAGAAATCCTCTGGAAGAATACAAGATCGATGGCTGCCGCTTCTTCATCTCGATGCTGAGCGCCACACGACGTCTCACCGTGGAATCCCTACTGCACTACTGGTCGTCTCCCATGGAATCCGAAGAGATCTTCAACACAGAGGATCAATAG
- the LOC8074327 gene encoding disease resistance protein RPM1, giving the protein MAEAVVGVLIGKLGGALAKEAATYGASLLCKEASALKGLFGEIRKAERELESMKAYLRQAEKFKDTDETTGIFIKNIRELSFQIEDVIDEFMYKLEDDKHGGFAAKMKKRIKHLKVWHRLAHKLRDINAELEEAAKRRARYVIPGMQGHSGSSDHNARSTNQNLCLAREDEVVGIEHNATKLKQWLVGDLKEKNYKIATVWGMGGVGKTTLVDHVYKIVKLDFDAAAWVTVSQSYQVEDLLKRIATEFGIITDATNMEIRTLVEIIRKHLEGKRYILVLDDVWEKDVWINNIMEVFPTNCTSRFVLTSRKFDVASLATSNCRIELKPLGDKHSWELFCKAAFRNSDDKRCPSELLDLAAKFLQKCEGLPIAIACIGRLLSFKPLTCPEWDSVYKEVELQSTNNLIQGVDSILKLSLEDLPYELKNCFLHCAIFPEDCELRRRRLIRHWITSGFIKEKENRTLEQVAEGYLNDLVNRSLLQVVMKNELGRVKCCRMHDVIRHLALDKAAKECFCKVYEGHGTFTIHGTRRLSINNTNIVPLNQSGETHLRAVYVSTHTVDVELLRSILTSSTLLSILDLQGTKIKMLPNEVFSLFNMRFLGVRNTQIEILPETIGRLQNLEVLDAVDTCLLSLPKDVGKLKKLRYLYATVRVSEGTFWRQRGVKVPRGIIKNLTGLHALQNVKASSETLHDVTALTDLRTFSVDNVTREHSLILCSAVHNMSNLFSLSITMSNENEAFPLEQLSLPETISKLALDGQLEKKRMPEILSSWLHLHNLTQLSLIFSNLDENSFPNLMVLRNLCSLRLSKAYDGKTLCFSAQSFPRLRQLCIRGAPQLSQVEIEEGALGSLVELWFAGCPELKRFPRGIEYLTTLDELYLVDAADELIEILRQEDEANECNEELMKISHIRRVFFN; this is encoded by the coding sequence ATGGCGGAGGCCGTCGTGGGAGTGCTGATTGGCAAGCTAGGTGGAGCCTTGGCGAAAGAAGCAGCAACCTATGGAGCATCCCTGCTTTGCAAGGAAGCTTCAGCCCTCAAGGGTCTTTTTGGCGAGATCCGCAAAGCCGAGAGGGAGTTGGAGAGCATGAAGGCCTACCTTCGTCAGGCAGAGAAGTTCAAGGATACTGATGAGAccactggcatcttcatcaaGAATATCAGGGAACTATCATTCCAGATCGAGGATGTTATCGATGAGTTCATGTACAAGCTTGAGGATGACAAGCATGGGGGATTTGCAGCCAAGATGAAGAAGAGGATAAAGCATCTGAAGGTTTGGCACCGCCTAGCTCACAAGCTCCGAGATATCAATGCTGAGCTTGAAGAAGCTGCAAAAAGAAGGGCACGTTATGTCATCCCGGGAATGCAGGGACACTCTGGGAGCAGTGACCATAATGCCAGATCCACCAATCAGAATTTGTGTCTTGCAAGGGAAGATGAGGTAGTGGGTATTGAACATAATGCAACGAAGCTGAAACAGTGGCTAGTGGGTGATCTGAAAGAAAAGAACTACAAAATAGCCACAGTGTGGGGAATGggtggtgtaggtaaaactacTTTGGTTgaccatgtctacaagattgtcAAACTAGATTTTGATGCTGCAGCCTGGGTAACTGTGTCACAGAGTTACCAAGTTGAAGACTTGCTAAAGAGGATTGCAACAGAGTTTGGCATCATAACTGATGCCACCAACATGGAAATTAGAACCTTAGTTGAGATCATCCGGAAACATCTTGAAGGTAAAAGGTATATCTTGGTTCTAGATgatgtttgggaaaaggatgtaTGGATTAACAATATCATGGAAGTCTTTCCAACTAATTGTACCAGCCGATTTGTTCTCACATCAAGAAAGTTTGATGTTGCATCATTGGCAACTAGTAATTGCAGAATTGAGCTGAAACCTCTAGGAGATAAGCACTCTTGGGAGTTATTCTGCAAAGCAGCTTTCCGGAATAGTGATGACAAAAGGTGCCCGTCAGAGTTACTGGATTTGGCTGCAAAGTTCTTACAAAAGTGTGAAGGCTTGCCTATTGCCATTGCATGCATAGGCCGTCTATTGTCTTTCAAACCACTGACATGCCCTGAATGGGATAGTGTGTACAAGGAGGTAGAATTGCAGTCAACTAATAATTTGATCCAAGGTGTCGATAGCATTCTAAAACTCAGCTTGGAGGACCTTCCATATGAACTAAAGAATTGCTTCTTACATTGTGCAATATTTCCAGAGGATTGTGAGTTGAGGAGGCGAAGATTAATTAGGCATTGGATTACttctggattcatcaaggaaaAGGAGAACAGAACACTAGAACAAGTGGCAGAGGGATACTTGAATGATCTGGTAAATCGAAGCTTACTACAAGTTGTGATGAAGAATGAGTTAGGACGAGTGAAGTGTTGCCGAATGCATGATGTTATCCGCCACCTTGCCCTTGACAAAGCAGCAAAAGAATGCTTTTGTAAAGTTTATGAAGGCCATGGGACATTCACGATACATGGAACACGCAGACTATCAATTAACAACACCAATATTGTACCATTGAATCAATCTGGTGAGACACATCTCCGTGCAGTCTATGTTTCTACACATACTGTCGATGTTGAATTGCTGAGGTCTATCCTTACATCCTCAACATTGCTGTCAATATTGGATCTGCAAGGTACTAAAATCAAGATGCTCCCTAATGAGGTCTTCAGCTTGTTTAATATGCGTTTCTTGGGTGTTCGAAATACTCAAATTGAGATTCTGCCAGAGACCATCGGAAGATTGCAAAACTTAGAAGTACTAGATGCAGTCGACACTTGTCTACTATCTTTACCAAAGGATGTAGGAAAACTGAAGAAGCTTAGGTACCTATATGCAACTGTAAGAGTCAGTGAAGGAACTTTCTGGCGTCAGCGTGGAGTAAAGGTGCCTAGGGGCATAATAAAGAACCTGACTGGACTGCATGCTCTGCAAAATGTTAAAGCTAGCTCAGAGACTCTACATGATGTTACTGCTTTGACGGATTTACGAACATTTTCAGTTGACAATGTCACAAGAGAGCACTCGTTAATCTTGTGTAGTGCTGTCCATAACATGAGCAATCTTTTCAGTTTGTCAATTACTATGTCAAACGAAAATGAAGCATTCCCATTGGAACAACTTAGTTTGCCAGAAACTATTTCTAAACTCGCACTTGATGGGCAGCTAGAGAAGAAACGGATGCCTGAGATTCTCTCATCCTGGTTGCACCTTCACAATCTCACTCAACTATCTCTGATATTCTCCAATCTTGATGAGAACTCATTTCCTAACCTCATGGTGCTGCGTAATTTATGCTCACTTCGCCTTTCTAAGGCTTATGATGGGAAGACATTATGCTTCTCTGCGCAGTCATTTCCTAGACTGAGACAACTATGTATACGGGGTGCTCCGCAACTCAGCCAAGTAGAAATAGAAGAAGGTGCACTGGGAAGCCTCGTTGAGCTATGGTTTGCAGGGTGCCCAGAACTGAAGCGCTTCCCTCGTGGCATTGAGTACCTTACGACGCTTGATGAATTATATTTGGTAGATGCTGCAGATGAGCTTATAGAGATCCTTAGGCAGGAAGATGAAGCAAATGAATGCAACGAAGAGCTAATGAAGATTAGCCACATTAGAAGGGTTTTTTTTAATTAG